CGATTCCTCCGTCGCCCCCCGGTCCCACCCGAGACGCCGCCTGCTCGCCGCCGCCATCGCCGTCGCCTCGACGCTCCTGCTCGCCGGCTGCAGCCAGCCCGTTCCGATCGAGACCGCGCCGCTCGCGAGCGACGCCGCGTGCGCGGCCGTCGTCGTGCGCCTTCCCGACACGCTCGCGAAGGGCACCGAGGCCGAACAGGCCGAGCGCGAGACCAACGCGCAGGGCACCGGCGCCTGGGGCGAACCGGCATCCGTCATCCTGCG
The sequence above is a segment of the Agromyces hippuratus genome. Coding sequences within it:
- a CDS encoding DUF3515 domain-containing protein, whose amino-acid sequence is MSDSSVAPRSHPRRRLLAAAIAVASTLLLAGCSQPVPIETAPLASDAACAAVVVRLPDTLAKGTEAEQAERETNAQGTGAWGEPASVILRCGAETPGPTTDRCVSVNGVDWVIDESDAPNYLFTTYGRTPAVEVFVDNDVVSGTTVITELAAAVSVIPADGGCTTLDETTG